DNA from Microvirga ossetica:
CGGTCCAGCGCGAGCGGGTGGAGGATTACAAGACCACCGACCTCTACGGCCGCACCATCAGCGTGCCCCAGTATCGCGAAACGCTTCCGGGCGGCGTCAGCCACTTCGTCATCGAGCGCGACAACGACCGCGGCTATTGGGACAACACGAACGTCTACACGGTGCAGCCCGGCCATTTCTTCATGATGGGCGACAACCGGGACAACTCGACCGACTCGCGCGACGATGCGAGCGTCGGCCAGGTGCCGTTCGAGAACCTCGTCGGCCGGGCGGAGATCATCTTCTTCTCCATCGACGAGAGCGCGTCCCTGTGGCGTCCCTGGGAATGGCCGCAGAAGATCCGCTGGAACCGCCTCTTCGAGCGGATCCGCTAAAGCCGTGGCCCGCCGCAAGCCGAATCTCGACGAGCTTCTGAAGAAGCTTGGCTACAGCTTTGAAAAACCTGAGCTCCTTGATGAGGCGCTGACCCATGTCAGCGCTCCGCAGGCCGGTGGGCAGAGCTATCAGCGCCTGGAATTCCTGGGCGACCGTGTGCTCGGCCTCGCCATCGCCGAATTGCTCTTCAGGACGTTCCCCGGGGCGCCGGAAGGCGAGCTCTCCCGGCGTCTGGCGGAACTCGTTCGCCGGGAAAGCTGCGCCGAGATCGCCACGGCCTGGGATGTGGGTCCCTATCTGAAGCTCGGCGCCGGCGAGGCGCATGCCGGCGAGCGGCGCAACCAGACCATCCTGGCGGATGTCTGCGAAGCCATCATCGGCGCGGTCTTCATCGACGGCGGCTACGAGGCCGCCAGGGATCTCGTCGAGCGCGCTTTCCAGGAACTGGTTGAGGCCCCCCGCCGCCCGCTCCGCGACCCGAAGAGCGCGCTGCAGGAATGGGCGCAGGGGAGAGGCCTCCCGCCGCCCACCTATTCGGTGGTCGAGCAGATCGGGCCGGATCACGCGCCCAAGTTCCGGGTGGTCGTGAAGGTCAAGGGTGCGGAGAACGAGTTCGGCTCAGGCACGTCGAAGCGTATTGCGGAACAGGCGGCGGCGCGGAGCCTTCTCATGAAAGAGGGCGTCTGGACGGAGGAAGACCATGGAGCAGCCTGAGCAGACCGGCACGAAGGCCGGTTTCGTCGCCCTCATCGGTGCGCCGAATGCGGGCAAGTCGACCCTGTTGAACTCCCTCGTCGGCTCCAAGGTCTCCATCGTCTCGCGCAAGGTGCAGACGACGCGGGCGCTGGTGCGCGGCATCGCCATCGAGGGCGAGGCGCAGATCGTGTTCGTGGATACGCCCGGCATCTTCAAGCCGAAGCGCCGCCTCGACCGGGCCATGGTGACCTCGGCCTGGGGCGGAGCGGGCGATGCGGACGTGATTGCGCTGCTGCTCGACGCGCGCAAGGGCATCGACGAGGAAGCCGAGGCGATCCTGGCAAAGCTTCCGGATCTCAAGCGGCCGAAGGTGCTGATCCTCAACAAGATCGACCTGATCGAGCGCTCGCGCCTGCTGGAGATGGCCGCGAAGGTCAACGAGGCGGTGCCTTTCGCCCATACCTTCATGATCTCCGCCTTGAAGGGCGACGGCATCGAGACCTTGAAGCGCCAGCTCGCGGCGATGATGCCGGAAGGGCCCTGGCTCTATCCGGAAGACCAGATCTCCGACGCGCCGCTGCGCATGCTCGCCGCCGAGATCACCCGCGAGAAGATCTACGAGCGCCTGCACGAGGAGCTGCCCTATCAGTCCACCGTCGAGACGGATCAGTGGCAGGTGCGTCCGGACGGCTCCGTGCGCATCGAGCAGACCGTGTTCGTCGAGCGCGACAGCCAGCGCAAGATCGTGCTCGGCAAGGGCGGGCAGACCATCAAGGCCATCGGCCAGGCCGCGCGCAGGGAGATCGCCGAGATCGCCGAGGCGCAGGTCCACCTCTTCCTCTTCGTGAAGGTGCGCGAGAACTGGAGCGACGATCCCGAGCGCTATCGCGAGATGGGCCTGGAGTTCCCGCGCGGCGGCTAGCGCTTGTAGGCCGTGCGCAGCCCGCCCCAGTGGCGTCCGAAGATGCGGATGGGTGCATCCACCTCCTGCATCATCACGATCTTGCCGCCGCCCATGTCGCGGGCATAGGCCTGCACGACGAAGGGGCGCGTGGAGCGCGCGGCGGTGATGCCGGCGCGGTCGTCGAAGATGCGCTTGTTGCGGGAATTGGCGGCATTCCACACCGGATCGCCCGTGCGCTGGGCTTGAGAATAGATCCGGTTGTGGACCGGGATGTAGCCGTTGCGGTCGATGGCGAGACAGAAGGCCATGCTCGCATCAGAGGCCAGCACCCTCTCGAGGATCGACGGCAGCAGCCGTTCGAAGACCGGGAGATAGGCCGTGCCGTATTGAACGGGATCCGTGCCCGGCACCAGCCTGTAATCCATATCGAACGCGGCCTCGCGGGAGATCGCGCCGTCCTCCACCGCCCGCTCGATCAGGCCCTCGACCTGACGGGCCGTTTCCTGGGCGAGAAGGATGCGCGGCCTGTAGGCCGCCTCGACCTGGGCGATGAAGCCGTCGATCCGCGCCCGCGCCTCGGCATCGAGGCGGCCGAAGGCGCAATGGAGACCCATCGCGCTCGTGGCGACGATCCGCACGGGGACGCGGCCCAGATTCTGAATGTCGAGATCGGCGCTGCCGCCCACCTCGACCCTCAGGTCGGGAACGGGAGCCAGCAGCACGCCGCCGGTGCTGATGTCGATCAGCCGTGACGCGGCACTTCGCCCTCCGATCCGGATCGTTGCCGGACGGTCGACCGGCAGGCGGTCCGCCTGCCGGCGGTCGCCGATTTCGCTCTGGCGCACGACCGTGACGAAGCGCTGGCCCAGGGCCTTCGCGAGACCGTCCGCGATTGTCGTCGCGCGGTCGGCCTGATGGGCCCTTTGGCCCGCGCCGAGAGAAATGGAATCGACGTCGCCCGCGCGTTCGCTCACTTTGCCGACGCTGCCGGAGGTCACGCTGGCGAGCCGCGACGTCTCAGCAATCGCCGTGTTCTGTTCGCCGATCGAATGACGCACGCTGTCGAAGACCGGACGCACGCCCTGAATCGCCTCGACGACCTCGGTCACCGCGCCGGTGGATGACTGGGCCGTGTCGCGCAGGCGGTCGATCCGCTGCCGGATGTCGTCCGCAGCCTTGCCGGTCTGGGTCGAAAGCACCTTCACCTCGCTCGCCACGACGGCAAAGCCCCGACCGGCGGCGCCTGCGCGGGCGGCCTCGATGGTGGCATTGAGCGCGAGCAGATTGGTCTGGCGCGCCACCGAGGAGATCGTGTCCACGATCCCGACGATCTCGGCCGTGGCGGCGGAGAGTTGCGCGATGAGATCGCTAGCCTTCTGCGCCGCCTGGATCGCGTTGTCGACGCGCTCGCTCGCATGCTCCATCGCGCGGCCGATCTCGGCCGACGTCACGGCCAGTTCTTCCGTCGACGACGCGAGCGAGAGAGTTTCCTGGGATGCGGTCCGGCCGGAAGAGGCCAGCTCTCCGGCATGGGCGCGGATGTCCGCCAAATCCTTCTCGACGGCTGCCACATCCGCTGCCGCCACCGCGATCGCCTGGGTGACTCCCTGGATCGCTTTCAGAACATCGGCCTCCAGCGTGTCCACGACCTCGGTATTGAGGCGGTCTTCGCGCGGGGCTGGCGGGGTCGATTCCTCCGGTACGAGGCGAATGACTTCGTTCACATCGTCGATTTGCGGGGCGCGCCGCAGAATACCGAACATTGCCGGGCTCTCGTCGTTTATGTTGTTAACTCAACGTCACCTGAAAAGGTTAAGGAAGGCGAAATACTTGGCCCGCTTCCGCCGAAGGTCGTAAACGACAGATGCGAGACCTTTTCCGGCGAGCGGTCCGCGCACGCATTTGTCCCGACGCCAAATATTCCCTAAAGTAATCGGTCCGTTCGACGCTGACATTCTGGAGCGTGAATGAGCAGCCCTACCGATCAGGCGACGCAACGGCGTCTCGCAGCGGTGCTTGCCGCCGACGTGGTGGGCTATTCGGGCCTGATGTCGAAGGATGAGGAAGGCACCCTGGTTCGCCTCAGGGATCTGCGACGGCAGGTGATCGAGCCGGGAATTCAGGCCCATCGAGGCCGGCTGGTGAAGACGGTCGGAGACGGCTTCCTCGTCGAGTTCGCGAGCCCGCTGGCGGCCGTCCGCTGCGCGGTCGACCTGCAGGAAGCGGTCGCCGCCGCTTCGGACGAGCCGGTCAAGCCTTTCAAGCTGCGGATCGGGATCAATCTCGGCGACATCATGATCGAGGAGGATGGCGACATCTTCGGCGACGGGGTGAACATCGCGTCCCGCTTGGAGCAGATGTCGCCGCCGGGGGGCATCTGCCTGTCCGGCAAAGTCTACGAAGAAGTGCGCGACAAGCTTCCCTACACGTTCGAGGACCAGGGCGAGCACCAGTTCAAGAACATCGGCCGGCCGATCCGGGTCTATTGCATCCTGTTAAGTGCGGACGCCGCGGTTGCCGCCGGCGGACGGAAGCTTGCCGCACCGGCGATGGACAGACCCTCCATCGCCGTTCTGCCCTTCGTCAATCTCAGCAAGGATCCAGAGCAGGAATACTTCGCCGACGGTATCGTCGAGGACATCATCTCGGCCCTGTCCCGGTTCAGGTCCTTTCTCGTCATCGCCCGAAACACGACTTTCACCTACAAGGGACGATCGGTGAACGTGCCGCAAATCGGTCGCGAACTCGGTGTGCGATATGTGCTCGAAGGGAGCGTTAGGAGATCCGGTGATAGGATCCGCATTACCGCGCAGCTGATCGATGCAGCAACGGGGATGCATATGTGGGCCGAGCATTACGACGGTGTCGTCGCAGACGTCTTCGACCTGCAGGATCAGATAACGGCCAGCGTGGTGGGATCGATCGAGCCGTCGATCCGCGCCGCCGAAATCGAGCGGGCAAGGCGCAAGCGTCCCGACAACCTCGATGCCTACGACCTCGTTATGCGTGCGCTGCCCTATGTCTGGTCGCTCGAATACGGTGACAACTGCGAAGCGACGAAGCTGCTCGAGGAGGCTCTGCGTCTCGATCCCGATTATCCATCGGCCCTGTCGCTCGCCGCGTGGTGCCGCGGGCAGCGCGTCGTCTACAACTGGTCGACGAATATCCAGGAAGATAAGCGCGAGACGTTGCGCCTTGCGCAGGCTGCCGCGGCCCTGGCCCACGATGATCCCTTCATCCTGACGGTGCTTGGCGCGGCTCTCACGATCACGCGCGAATTCCAGCGTGCCGCGTCGATGCTCGATCGGGCATTGTCTCTCGATCCCAACTCGGCCTGGGCTTGGAACCGGAGCGGTTGGTTGCGCGACTATCTGGACGATCCCGAAACCGCTATCGATCAGTTCGAACGTTCACTGCGCCTGAGCCCGTTCGATCCGATGGCTTTCAACTGCGAAGTTGGCATCGGTGGTGCTCACTTCATTGCGAGGCGCTACGAGGCGGCGGCGCAATGGATGGAAAAGGCCTTGAGGTCCAAGCCGAGCGCGATCTGGGTCCACCGGACGTTGGCGCCGGCCTATGCTTTGGCGGGAGAACTCGACAAAGCCCGGGACAGCGTCGGTGAACTGCTCAAGGATTATCCCGAAATCAGGATCTCGGACATCCTGCAGGCCTTGGCCTTCAGCAAGGAAGTCCTGGATCGCTTCGCGGAAGGCCTGCGCCAGGCAGGCCTTCCAGAATGAAGATTAAAAAGGACCGGAAGATTTAAAGAGCCCCCGGTCCCTTCACCTTATTGCTGGTTCTGTCCTTGAAGCAGCGGGGTGATCCGGCGCATGGCCACCCGGCGGTTCTGCCGCTCGGGAGATTGCGAATTCACCTTGAGGTACTGCTCGCCGTAGCCCTGGGTCGTCAGGTTCTCGGCGGGGATCTGGAAGCGTTCGGTGAGGATGGTCGCAACCGTCTCCGCTCGCCTGTCGGAGAGAGTCAGATTGTCCTCGTCCGCGCCGACCGCATCGGTGTGGCCTTCGATCAGGAAGATCTCGTTCGGGTTTCGAGACAGGGCCGATCGGATCGCCTGGGCGATACCCGTCAGAGCGCCGGCCTGATCTCCCGCCAGTTCCCAGGAGCCGAACTCGAAGGTGACGGTATCCACGTCAACCCGGCGCATGCGTTCGCGCAGCGGCTGAGAGCGACGAACCTCGTCGAGCGTGTAGGACCGCTCGATGCGCTCGACGGGAGGAGCGGTGAACGCCTCGACCAGATCTTCCTGTGAGGCATCCTCCACATCGACAATGTACTCCTCGCGCGGAATCCGGACGACCGGCGGCGGCAGCCGCACGATCTCCTCTTCGGCATACCCGTACCCTGTCGGACGGCGGTCGCCGCGCCTGTTCTCGATGAGCACGACCTCGCGGCCGGCAGCCTCGCGCCGTGAGCGGCGGACCAGGTTGCCGTACTCGTCCCGCAAAGTCACGATCTCCGATCCGTCCGGACGGCGCACGATGGTCACTTCCTCTCCGGCGCCGCGCCGCTCGACGCGGACATCGGCGTCGCGATACGTGCGGCGGAACCGTTCGGTCTCATCGTTGCGGATGATGACCTGATTGCCCTCGCGGATGATGGTGCGGTTGCCGGGCTCCTCAATGATGACCCGGTTGCCCTCCCGCCGCTCGCGGCGCTGGCTGCGCAGATCCTCGATCCGGACGCGTGAAGCATCCAACGGTTGCGTCGCGTTGGGAGCCGCCTGCTGAGGGGCAGTCCGTCCGGGCGCCTGCTGGAACGGAGCCGAGGGTGCGGGAGGCACCGGCTGGGCGCGGGTTGCAGGGGGCGCTGCGGGAGTGGGCGCCGACGGAGGAACGGGCTGCGCAGTCGCCGGAGGCGGAGCCGGTGGGGTGGCGGGCTGCACCTGCGTCGGCCGCTGGCCGCGCGTCCTGTCGGGATTCTCCGTACTGTCGGAGCGGCCGGGCCGTTCACGTTCGACCGGCCTGGTGGTGTCCTGCGCCGGCCTCTGCTGCTGAGCGGGCGCCAGAGGCGTTGCCGGTTGAGCGGCAGCCGGCGGAGGCGCGGCCGGACGGGTCTCCGTGGCAGGGGCCTGGGCAGGGGCCTGGGCAGGGGCCTGGGCAGGGGCCTGGGGCCGCGGGCGTTCTGCCGGCGGCCGCTCGCGTTCCTGAGCGGCAGGACGCTGCGGACTTGCGGGTGTTGCCGCCGGGGGCTGAGCCCGCTCGGCGGGAGCCTGCTGTGCCGGACGAGACGGTATGGCCGGGGCGGCACCGGCGGGCGCAGGCTGCGCTGGGCGCTCGGCCGGCGGGCCGGGCTCGCGGCGGGGGCGTTGAGTGTCGTCGTCCGGACCCTGCGCGCCCGGGCCTGCGCCACGCGGCGGACGGGGACCGCGTTCCTCAGAGGCGCCGGGGCCGCCCTGATCCTGTCCGCCCTGTCGGCGTTCGCCGCCTGGACGGCCGCCGCGCTCTCCATCCTGCCCCTGGCGTCTCCGCACGCCGGGCGGCAGCTCCTCGTCGGTTGCCGGTCCGGCCTGGGCCAGGACGAGAGGCGTTGCGGGCTCCGATGGGAGGGCCGAGACATGCACCGGCAGCAGCATCAGGGGGAGGGCGGTACTCGCAAGAAACAGGCTGGAAAGCTTCATGATCCTCGGTTCATCAATTGGCAGATTAAAGGTGATCGACAATGAGAAGGCAGGAGTTTGGTTCCGTCGAAAGCGGAATTCCGCTTTTGAAACAGAATTTTAGAAGTTCGCGGATATCGTTGAAAAACATGGATGAATGCGGCCTGAATGCTTACATCAGGAGTCCAGGAAACACTTTCGCCCAAGGCCATCGGGACCGATGCAATGGACTGACGAAGGCGTCGTTCTCGGCGCCCGCAAACACGGGGAATCGAGCATCATTCTCGAGCTGATGACGCGCGGCCACGGGCGCCATCTGGGCTTGGTCCATGGCGGCCGCTCGAAGAGCCTGCAGGCGGTTCTCCAGCCCGGCAACACCGTGCAGGCAACCTGGCGGGCGCGGCTCGACGAGCATCTGGGCACCTATCAGGTCGAAGGCCTGAATCTGCGGGCCGCCCAATTGATGGGCTCGTCCATGGCCCTCTACGGCCTGGCGACGCTCGCCCATCTCCTGCGCTATTTCCCCGAGCGCGACCCGCATTTCGCTCTCTACGAGACCCTGACGGTTCTCGTGGACCACCTGGACGATCCCGATCTCGCGCCGGCCCTGTTCGTGCGCTTCGAGCTTGCCATGCTCACCGAGCTCGGCTTCGGCCTGGACCTGTCGAGCTGCGCCGCCACCGGCAGCGAGCGAGATCTGACCTATGTCTCTCCGAAGAGCGGCCGGGCCGTTTCGGCTGCGGCCGGGGAGCCCTACAAGGACCGCCTGCTCAGGCTTCCGGGCTTCCTGATCGGCCAGAGCTGGTACAACCGGCCGCGTGAAGAGGAGATCAGGGAGGGATTTGCGCTCACGGACTTCTTCCTGCATCACAACGTCTTCGAGCCCCAGGGTCAGCGGGCGCCGGAGGAGCGGGCGCGTTTCGTCGCACTGGCCACGGCTGGGGACGAATGAGGTTTGTTTCTGTTATGTTCTCATTTCAGATGATAAGAAGCGATTCGCTGTTGAGGATTTCGAGTCATGGGTAAGCCGGTCAATCCGCCGTCAGGGGGCGAGATCGAGAACATCAATCTCAAGGATGCCCTAGAGGAGCGCTATCTCGCCTATGCGCTCTCCACCATCATGCACCGGGCGCTGCCGGACGCACGCGACGGCCTGAAGCCGGTCCACCGGCGCATCCTGCACGCCATGCGCCTGCTGCGCCTCGATCCCCGGTCTGCGCCCAAGAAATGCGCCCGCATCGTCGGCGACGTGATGGGCCAGTTCCACCCGCACGGCGACCAGTCGATCTACGATGCCCTCGTGCGCATGGCGCAGGATTTCGCCCAGCGCTATCCCCTGGCGGACGGGCAGGGCAATTTCGGCAATATCGACGGCGATAACGCCGCGGCCATGCGCTACACCGAGGCGAAGCTGACGGAGGTGGCGCGGCTGCTGCTCGAAGGAATCGACGAGGATTCCGTCGATTTCCGCGAGACCTACGACCAGACCAACGAGGAGCCGGTGGTGCTGCCGGCCGCCTTCCCGAACCTGCTCGCCAACGGCTCGCAGGGCATCGCGGTCGGCATGGCGACCTCGATCCCGCCGCACAACGCCGCCGAACTCTGCGACGCGGCCCTCCACCTGATCTCCAAGCCCGGCGCCACCTCCGAGCAGCTGATGCAGTTCGTGCCGGGGCCCGATCTGCCGACCGGCGGCATCATCGTCGACACGCCATCCGCCATGGCCGAGACCTATCGCACCGGCCGCGGCTCGTTTCGCGTGCGCGCCCGCTGGGCCAAGGAGGATCTCGGCCGCGGCAACTGGCACATCGTCGTCACCGAGATCCCCTATGCGGTGCCGAAGTCGCGCCTGATCGAGAAGATCGCGGAGCTGCTGCAGGAGAAGAAGCTGCCGCTGCTCGCCGACGTGCGCGATGAATCCGCCGAGGACATCCGAGTCGTTCTGGAGCCGCGTGCGAAGACGGTCGATCCGATCATCCTGATGGAATCGCTCTACAAGCTCACCGAGCTCGAGAGCCGCATCCCGATGAACGTGAACGTGCTCGCCGGCGGCAAGGTGCCGAAGGTGTTGAGCCTTGCTGAGTGCCTGCGCGAATGGCTCGACCATCGCCGCGAGGTGCTGGTCCGCCGCTCGGGCTTCCGGCTCGCCGCCATCGAGCGGCGACTGGAGATCTTGGGCGGCCTGCTCATCGTCTATCTCGACCTCGACCGGGTGATCAAGATCATCCGCGAGGAGGACGAGCCGAAGCAGGAGCTGATGCGCTTCTTCAAGCTCACCGAAATCCAGGCCAACGCGATTCTGGACACCCGCCTGCGTAGCTTACGCAAGCTCGAGGAGATGGAGCTCAAGCGCGAGCAGAAGGACCTGCAGACCGAGAAGGCCAAGATCGAGGAGCTTTTGGGCTCCGAGAAGGTGCAGTGGAAGACGATTTCCGCCGAGATCAAGGAGGTCCGCAAGACCTTCGGACCGGACACGGCCCTGGGACGACGCCGCACGTCCTTCGCCGAAGCGCCGGACACCTCCGACATCGACTTCGCGGAGGCCATGATCGAGCGCGAGCCGATCACGGTCATCGTGTCCGAGAAGGGCTGGATCCGCGCCATGAAGGGCCATCAGGCCGATCTCTCGGGCGTGCAGTTCAAGGGCGACGATGCGCTGAAGACGGCCTTCTTCGCCGAGACCACGTCGAAGATCGTCGTGGCGGCGGATAACGGGCGCTTCTTCACCCTCGACGCCTCCAAGCTCCCCGGCGGCCGCGGCTTCGGCGATCCGATCCGCCTGATGGTCGATCTGGAGGAGGGCGCCGACTTCATCGCGGCCTTCCCGTATCGCGCCGGCTCGAAGCTGCTCGTGGTCGGCTCCGACGGCCGCGGCTTCGTGGTGCCGACCGACGAGGTCACGGCCAATACCCGCAAGGGCAAGCAGATCCTCAACCTCGATGCGCCGGCAAAGATGGTGGTCTGCACGGAGGCGGAAGGCGATCACGTCGCGATCATCGGCGAGAACCGCAAGCTCCTGATCTTCCCGGCAAAGCAGATGCCGGAGATGACCCGCGGCAAGGGCGTGCGCCTCCAGCGCTACAAGGACGGCGGCGTCTCCGACGCCAAGGTCTTCAAGCTGAAAGAGGGCCTGACCTGGAAGGACACCTCGGGCCGCACCTGGACGGTTGCCAAGGAAGACCTGCGCGACTGGATGGGCGACCGCACCGAAGCCGGCCGCCTGCCGCCGAAAGGCTTCCCGAAGTCGAACAAGTTCGGGGAGTGAGATCGATCAGCAGTCATCCCGGACGGCGTTGAGCCGATCCGGGATCGCTTTCAGGATGCGATGCCAAAACCGCAACGCTGTAGTGCGGACTGGTTTTCGCGATCCCGGATCTTCGCTGCGCTTCGTCCGGGATGACGGGTGAACATTACTCCGCCCGCACCCAGCCGTGCGCCAGGAGCCGCTCCTGCGGCTTGAAGCGGGCCTTGTAGGCCATCTTCTTCGAGCCATCGACCCAGTAGCCGAGATAGAGATAGGGCAGGCCCATCGCCTTGGCACGCCGGATGTGATCGAGGATCATGAAGGTGCCGAGGCTGCGGTCGTGCTGCTCCGGCTCGTAGAACGAATAGACCATGGACAGGCCGTCGCTCATCTCGTCGGTGAGGCTCACCGCAATCAGGTCGCCCGATCCCTTGCCGGTGATGCCGCTGTCGATGCCGCGCCGGCGGTACTCGATGACCTTCGTATCCACGTGGCTGTCCTCGACCATCATGGAATAATCGAGCACCGACATGTCGGCCATGCCGCCATCGGCATGGCGCAGGTCCACGTAGCGGCGAAACAGCGAGTACTGCTCGGAGCTCGGCCGGTTCGGCAGCGCCTGGCCGATCAGGTCGGCATTGTCCTTGAGAACCCGCTTCAGGTTGCCCGACGGTTCGAACTCGTCGACGAGGACGCGCACCGATACGCAGGCCCGGCAGGTATCGCAGGCGGGTCTATAGGCGATGGTCTGAGACCGGCGGAAGCCGCCTTGCGTGAGGATCTCGTTCAGCTCCCGACCGCGCCGTCCCACGATATGCGTGAAGACCTTGCGCTCCTCCTTGCCCGGCAGATAGGGGCACGCGGATGGGGAGGTGAGGTAGAATTGCGGGGCGTCGCGTGGTTGGCTCGTCAAGCGGGAAAGCCCTGTGGAGAAACCTAGAGCGCTTCGTCAACGCCCAAGGATAACATTGGTGTCGGCGGCGTCCAGGAAAAGAAGGGGGAATGTCACAGGGGTTTGTTTGCGGGCGGGTCGCGTGGCCGGCTTCTTCCCTCCCCTTTCGGGGAGGGGTAGGGGGTGGGGGTGGTGCGACCGGGCGAGCGATTAATCCAGTTAGATATTGTAGCGACCGCTGATCGTCTAAAGGAAGCGCAGCGTTCCGACTTTACGACCCCCACCCTTTCATCCCTCCCCGCAAGGGGGAGGGAAGCAGCGCCATGTTCGTACGGCCTAAGCCCTGACCACCATCATTCCGGTGAGCAGGTCGCGGATGAAGCGCCGGTCGTCGCGCACGAAGCCCACCAGCACGTCGCAGGCCCAGAGCAGGAAGGTCGAGATCGCGACGTAGAAGAACAGCGCATGCACCGCTGCCGCGAGCGGAGAGGGTCCCCGGCCGGTCCGCGGGTCGATGACGCGCAGGCCCATATAGCGCATGCCGACCGTCGCCTGCGCCGAGCCCCCGATCGTCACCGCGTTGTAGACGATGAAGATCAGCGCGGTGAGCGGCAGGGCGAAGAACAGGCCCCAGCCGAGACCGAGCGTGATGATACCGAGGAAGAAGATGGCGATCGAGATCAGAACGACCCAGAGCGCGATGACCACGAGGTCGATCAGATAGGCCCAGAAGCGCCGGGATATGACACCTTCCGTCAGCCGGGAATCCGCCTCGAAGGACGGGTAGTTCAGGGTCGGCGGGTAGGGTCGGTTGACCATCGGTCTCTCCTCAGAAGGCGGTCTCGGGCAGGCTGCGGGATTCGATCCGCTGCGGTGCGAGCCCCTCAGCAGCCAGGGACTCGAACACCTCCAATGTATGTTGTCTGTCCCGTGTTTCGATAGTGATGTCGATGGAAACGCCTTTTGCCGGCACGTCGAGGAACAGCCGGCCGTGGGAAACCTCGAGGATGTTGGCGCCGAGACTGCCGAGCAGGCTCGCGACGCGCCCGAGCAGGCCCGGACGGTCGTTGGAGGTGATGCGGAAGGAGGTGATGCGGTCGTCGCGCTCCAATTCGCGCACCATCACGGAGGCGAGGATGCGCGCGTCGATGTTGCCGCCGCAGAGCACGAGGCCGACGCGCTTGCCCTGGAAGTGCTCGGGATTCGCCAGCATGGCCGCGAGCCCCGCGGCGCCTGCGCCTTCCGCCATGGTCCGCTGCAGGGTGGCATAGGCATTCACCGCGCGCTCGATCATCGCCTCCTCGACCGGGAAGATCACGGGGACGAGATCGCGCACGATGGGCAGCGGCAATTGCCCGACGGTCTTGACCGCGATGCCTTCCGCGAGCGTCGCCCCGCCGATCGGCCGATTCTCGCCGCGGATCGCGTTGCGGAAGGACGGATAGAGGGCGGCTTCGACG
Protein-coding regions in this window:
- the rnc gene encoding ribonuclease III encodes the protein MARRKPNLDELLKKLGYSFEKPELLDEALTHVSAPQAGGQSYQRLEFLGDRVLGLAIAELLFRTFPGAPEGELSRRLAELVRRESCAEIATAWDVGPYLKLGAGEAHAGERRNQTILADVCEAIIGAVFIDGGYEAARDLVERAFQELVEAPRRPLRDPKSALQEWAQGRGLPPPTYSVVEQIGPDHAPKFRVVVKVKGAENEFGSGTSKRIAEQAAARSLLMKEGVWTEEDHGAA
- a CDS encoding OmpA family protein yields the protein MKLSSLFLASTALPLMLLPVHVSALPSEPATPLVLAQAGPATDEELPPGVRRRQGQDGERGGRPGGERRQGGQDQGGPGASEERGPRPPRGAGPGAQGPDDDTQRPRREPGPPAERPAQPAPAGAAPAIPSRPAQQAPAERAQPPAATPASPQRPAAQERERPPAERPRPQAPAQAPAQAPAQAPATETRPAAPPPAAAQPATPLAPAQQQRPAQDTTRPVERERPGRSDSTENPDRTRGQRPTQVQPATPPAPPPATAQPVPPSAPTPAAPPATRAQPVPPAPSAPFQQAPGRTAPQQAAPNATQPLDASRVRIEDLRSQRRERREGNRVIIEEPGNRTIIREGNQVIIRNDETERFRRTYRDADVRVERRGAGEEVTIVRRPDGSEIVTLRDEYGNLVRRSRREAAGREVVLIENRRGDRRPTGYGYAEEEIVRLPPPVVRIPREEYIVDVEDASQEDLVEAFTAPPVERIERSYTLDEVRRSQPLRERMRRVDVDTVTFEFGSWELAGDQAGALTGIAQAIRSALSRNPNEIFLIEGHTDAVGADEDNLTLSDRRAETVATILTERFQIPAENLTTQGYGEQYLKVNSQSPERQNRRVAMRRITPLLQGQNQQ
- the era gene encoding GTPase Era, whose translation is MEQPEQTGTKAGFVALIGAPNAGKSTLLNSLVGSKVSIVSRKVQTTRALVRGIAIEGEAQIVFVDTPGIFKPKRRLDRAMVTSAWGGAGDADVIALLLDARKGIDEEAEAILAKLPDLKRPKVLILNKIDLIERSRLLEMAAKVNEAVPFAHTFMISALKGDGIETLKRQLAAMMPEGPWLYPEDQISDAPLRMLAAEITREKIYERLHEELPYQSTVETDQWQVRPDGSVRIEQTVFVERDSQRKIVLGKGGQTIKAIGQAARREIAEIAEAQVHLFLFVKVRENWSDDPERYREMGLEFPRGG
- a CDS encoding methyl-accepting chemotaxis protein — its product is MFGILRRAPQIDDVNEVIRLVPEESTPPAPREDRLNTEVVDTLEADVLKAIQGVTQAIAVAAADVAAVEKDLADIRAHAGELASSGRTASQETLSLASSTEELAVTSAEIGRAMEHASERVDNAIQAAQKASDLIAQLSAATAEIVGIVDTISSVARQTNLLALNATIEAARAGAAGRGFAVVASEVKVLSTQTGKAADDIRQRIDRLRDTAQSSTGAVTEVVEAIQGVRPVFDSVRHSIGEQNTAIAETSRLASVTSGSVGKVSERAGDVDSISLGAGQRAHQADRATTIADGLAKALGQRFVTVVRQSEIGDRRQADRLPVDRPATIRIGGRSAASRLIDISTGGVLLAPVPDLRVEVGGSADLDIQNLGRVPVRIVATSAMGLHCAFGRLDAEARARIDGFIAQVEAAYRPRILLAQETARQVEGLIERAVEDGAISREAAFDMDYRLVPGTDPVQYGTAYLPVFERLLPSILERVLASDASMAFCLAIDRNGYIPVHNRIYSQAQRTGDPVWNAANSRNKRIFDDRAGITAARSTRPFVVQAYARDMGGGKIVMMQEVDAPIRIFGRHWGGLRTAYKR
- the recO gene encoding DNA repair protein RecO; amino-acid sequence: MQWTDEGVVLGARKHGESSIILELMTRGHGRHLGLVHGGRSKSLQAVLQPGNTVQATWRARLDEHLGTYQVEGLNLRAAQLMGSSMALYGLATLAHLLRYFPERDPHFALYETLTVLVDHLDDPDLAPALFVRFELAMLTELGFGLDLSSCAATGSERDLTYVSPKSGRAVSAAAGEPYKDRLLRLPGFLIGQSWYNRPREEEIREGFALTDFFLHHNVFEPQGQRAPEERARFVALATAGDE
- a CDS encoding adenylate/guanylate cyclase domain-containing protein, whose translation is MSSPTDQATQRRLAAVLAADVVGYSGLMSKDEEGTLVRLRDLRRQVIEPGIQAHRGRLVKTVGDGFLVEFASPLAAVRCAVDLQEAVAAASDEPVKPFKLRIGINLGDIMIEEDGDIFGDGVNIASRLEQMSPPGGICLSGKVYEEVRDKLPYTFEDQGEHQFKNIGRPIRVYCILLSADAAVAAGGRKLAAPAMDRPSIAVLPFVNLSKDPEQEYFADGIVEDIISALSRFRSFLVIARNTTFTYKGRSVNVPQIGRELGVRYVLEGSVRRSGDRIRITAQLIDAATGMHMWAEHYDGVVADVFDLQDQITASVVGSIEPSIRAAEIERARRKRPDNLDAYDLVMRALPYVWSLEYGDNCEATKLLEEALRLDPDYPSALSLAAWCRGQRVVYNWSTNIQEDKRETLRLAQAAAALAHDDPFILTVLGAALTITREFQRAASMLDRALSLDPNSAWAWNRSGWLRDYLDDPETAIDQFERSLRLSPFDPMAFNCEVGIGGAHFIARRYEAAAQWMEKALRSKPSAIWVHRTLAPAYALAGELDKARDSVGELLKDYPEIRISDILQALAFSKEVLDRFAEGLRQAGLPE